TCCGATGGGTCCAGATCCACACAGGTGTTGCAAACTTGGTTGATGTGATATTTCATAAATCAGCTGATTAAAGTAAACAGAATTGCAACGAAATAGGCTGAGTCTCTTTTCTCTGGAAGAgagaatgggcctgtattctctagagtttagaacaaaaagtgatctcattcaaacatacaaaattcttacagggctcaatcgggttgatgcaggaaggatgtttcctctggctgggaggTCGAGAACTAGGATATGCAGTCTCAGAAtaggaggtaggccatttaggaggaaagtcttcattcagagggtggtgaacctgtggaaatctctaccagagagctgtggaggctcagtcatggagtatgttcaagacagagatcaatagatttctagatattaaagatatcatgggatatggggatagcgtgggaaaatggcattgaggtagatgatcagccatgatctagttgattggcggagcaggctcgaggggtcaaatggtctactttggctcctattcctatgttcctgtgaggggtgacctaatagtggttattaaaattatgaaggggtttgatagatatacagaagagctttttcatatgcagaattcaggagaaacatctttacccaaaagtgtggttagaatgtgaaacttgctaccacctGGAATATTTGAGGCAtattgcatagatgcatttaagaggaagctagtcaAGTTCGTGATGGAGAAAACAACAGGAGATATTGATAGGATTAATTGAAATAGGATGGGAGTAGGCTCATGCAGACTAAAAACACCAgtacagactagttgggccaaatggcctatttctgcctgAAAATTCAATGTAATAAACTGCAACTAACCTTTCTGGCAATCGGCATCCTATTAAAAATATTCCACAACAGAATTCCCACAATCACTTTCTCTCTCAAGTAGAAAATGACACCCTTTCCATAGTCCTCTCCCTCCTGCGGCGGACGAGCTGAAGAAGCAGCACCAGTAGATACACTTACAGAAGCAGCTACTTCTTCAGTCTCACTTTCCGATCGGATTCCTGTACCTATATTCGTGAACAAAATATGCAGTAGTCATGGTTAAACACATTTGGACCATCTAAACAGGAAAAACTGCTAAATAAGTAAGTAGCCAATGCTCCTGTCACATGTCCATTAGGTTTCATCAAAAGGTGAAAGGTGCTACAGCTTCATGTGCTATCTACACATGCAAGCCCTGTACGGTAATGGTCGCTGGACAGTTATTAAGAACAAGAATCCAGTTGAATTTCAATCTTTTTATCCGGGGGTACTAACACCACTTACAGCATCCCTGGTGTAACCCTAACTAAGATAGGCTAGCACAGCAAACACCAGGGATTGAGGATTGGACTGTTCTAGTGTTTATGTCTCAGCATCATACACATCCATGCAGCCAACAGATAGAGTTCTGCAATGGAGACTTTGCTTGAGCGTCAAATTTTGATGAAATGTTAGGACTGACTTTAATTTTTGCCAGTGACGGATAACAGGCAATAGTGGATGTTATAAGCCTGGCCTGACTTTCCCTTCCATTGAAGGCAGGGTGTCAAATTACAGCCAATCTGCTACTGCCTGTTTTCCACCACCGCCCACAGTTAAAATCAGGTCAAACATTTCAAATGCAATTTAGTTTAAAGTGTAGAGCAGGAGATTTTTCTAGGTGTTAGGAGGAAATAAACTGCTAATATCAGCTTGTTTGAGAAAAAGCACAACATAATCCAAAAACAATATTATGAATATAACACAGAAGGTATAAAAAGAAAATGTGCTAATAAAAGATGGACTCTTGCTACATACCAATAGTGCCATCCATTTGTTTCTAGTAAGCAAATATTCTATAACATACCAGAGTCTTGTGTCACAGCTCTGGGGGTGTCTTTAGCAGTTCCCTTGGCAAACACTCCCACAGTAGGTAAACCACTGTCCACGATACCAATAGCTTCATATCCTACATCCGGACCCAAGTCACTCCTGCAACAGAAGGAATTAGTTAAACTAGAAAAACATTTAAGGGGTTGTGAAGAATTGATCAGTATGAGACATTTACATTTGTCATTTATGTTTAAATATAAATCTACTGTAAGAAGGCACTAAGCAAACTCATACCAAAACATGGACTGATGCCAATAGGGCTTTGCAGCTCCCGTCATGTTCTCACCAGCCAACCTGCCACTCACTACAGCATGGTCATGGTGTTCCACACGCCTCCTGCCCAACTTAAGATCATAGAAACAAGCAGCATCTCCAGCCTGCAGGGCATAAAGGGAACACAAAGTGAACACTTACATGTTTTGTGAAGTAGAAGGCAGTATGCATTTTGTTTCTGAAAAATTTAGCTATATATTTGTATCATCGTTTACAACTAGAAAAATTGGCTGGGAAATGGTTGGCATTCATGCTCAGTTTCACAACTCTACTGTAAATATCATTTTACCTAGGATAAAATCTTCCAGAGGGAAAGAATCTAGATACAGAAAATAATAAATTACACTACTGTAGATCATGCCTTCATATTTAGAAACTTCTACTCTTACACTATATGTGCACCACTAATGACATAGTTGAAAAAAAATTCATATTTTAAAATCAGTTTCCAGAAAGGTATTTTCAGGCAAAGA
This Heterodontus francisci isolate sHetFra1 chromosome 15, sHetFra1.hap1, whole genome shotgun sequence DNA region includes the following protein-coding sequences:
- the aifm1 gene encoding apoptosis-inducing factor 1, mitochondrial isoform X3, which encodes MGKVLPEYLSNWTTEKVRKEGVNVMPNTVVKSAKYQDKKVILKLKDGQTIKTDHVVAAVGLEPRVELAKSARMEVDSDLGGFRVNAELQARSNIWVAGDAACFYDLKLGRRRVEHHDHAVVSGRLAGENMTGAAKPYWHQSMFWSDLGPDVGYEAIGIVDSGLPTVGVFAKGTAKDTPRAVTQDSGTGIRSESETEEVAASVSVSTGAASSARPPQEGEDYGKGVIFYLREKVIVGILLWNIFNRMPIARKVIKDGEEHDDLNEIAKLFNIHED